CTCCAGCGCCGTTAAGTTCTTCGCCGAGCTCCTGGCCCCGTCCTACGTCCGGGAAGTCAACGAAGGCGCAACCTTCGCCTGGTGCCCCGAGTGGTATAAACACCCAGAAGCCCTGATCCGAATGGAAGCTATCTGGCGCGCCTGGGAACACCTCCGGCTCGAACCTGCCCTCGGCATCAGCGCCTGGTGGCTGAACCATGCCGATCCGCACATGCGCGTCCTCATGGACACCGAAGGTCCCTTCAAGAAGTGCGCCTACGACGGTCATAAGCCACCGACCGAGGAGAAAACAGGCCTGCCTCACAGCGTCCCGGAGGAAGGAATCTTCGACTGAACCGGCGACTAATTCGTTGTTGGGGCAGGAACGACTGGGCACCCGAGTGAGTTGCCCGCTTCCTCAGAGCCCGGATTCGTCGAGATGCGCCGGGGTGCTAGTACGGGATTAGTTGGTGAGCTACGCCTGCGGACATCAAGCTCTGCGTTCGTCCCGGATGATGACGACGCAAAGCCGGACGATCCGAGCATCAATTAGTCAGTCCTGATGGCAGTGCGGAGTCGACGCGTCCGGAGTCAGTTGCGTTACAGTATTTGACTGTAACTTAATTTCCCTTTAGTCTAGCCCTAGAAGCGGCCCGGACGACTCTCAGTCTCGACTGGCTTCTCTTCGGCGGAAACCTACTCCTAGGATGGCCCGGCCTGCTGCCGCACTGGGAGGAGCGGCCGCGGGGGTGGGCCCTCTGGCGCTTTTCTATCGGCCGGAAAGCCAGAAGGCCGCCGTCGGTTCAAGACGGCCGCCTGGCAACGGCGTTGACGGATATCCGGCAGTAAGGAAGATAAGCATGTACTACAGGCATGATGATTGGCACAGCCTGCAAGGAGCGGAAGTGCAGGTGTGGCGTGGAGCGACCCTGCTGCGGACCGGCGTGATAGACGCAGCGACAGAGGATTCAACCATTGCTTGGATTGCAGCAGATGCCAATGACCGGAGGTGGCTGGTCGACAAGGCCAGCGGATTCCAGCTGAAAATTAGTACCAACCAGCTGATCTTGCGTTCCTTGACGGGGTGAAACCGAGCCCTGTCGTGGGCTTGATTCCGAAGTCGGTTACTGGACGTTGGCGCTGGCGGTTCTGTCCGTCATTTCTCGGCGGCAGCCGTATGCTCTGGGAGCAACGCCGGGGCACCATTGAAAGACCTACTCCGATCCCTGCTGACCCTCAGGCTGATGTCCGGTCTCGGGCCGGCGGTGATTTCGACTCTGGTGATTGCCGCCGATGCGTTCCCCGCCTCCATCATC
The DNA window shown above is from Arthrobacter sp. NicSoilB8 and carries:
- a CDS encoding DUF4913 domain-containing protein, which codes for MSEEFGDAFGDEKARPTTSGHSHDEPEPELVYSSAVKFFAELLAPSYVREVNEGATFAWCPEWYKHPEALIRMEAIWRAWEHLRLEPALGISAWWLNHADPHMRVLMDTEGPFKKCAYDGHKPPTEEKTGLPHSVPEEGIFD